One Melospiza georgiana isolate bMelGeo1 chromosome 12, bMelGeo1.pri, whole genome shotgun sequence genomic window carries:
- the MAGT1 gene encoding magnesium transporter protein 1 — translation MAALPVPLLALALLLLAGYGGPGAAGQRRKEMVLSEKVNQLMEWTSKRSVIRMNGDKFRRLVKAPPRNYSVIVMFTALQPHRQCVVCKQADEEYQILANSWRYSSAFTNRIFFAMVDFDEGSDVFQMLNMNSAPTFINFPAKGKPKRGDTYELQVRGFAAEQLARWVADRTDVHIRVMRPPNYAGPLMLGLLLAVIGGLVYLRGSNLDFLYNKTGWAFAALCFVLAMTSGQMWNHIRGPPYAHKNPHTGQVNYIHGSSQAQFVAETHIVLLFNGGVTLGMVLLHEAATSDMDVGKRKIMCIAGIGLVVLFFSWLLSVFRSKYHGYPYSFLMS, via the exons ATGGCGGCGCTGCCGGTGCCGCTGCTGGcgctggcgctgctgctgctggcgggATATGGCGGGCCCGGAGCCGCGGGGCAGAGGCGGAAGGAG ATGGTGCTGTCAGAAAAAGTGAACCAGCTGATGGAGTGGACCAGCAAGAGATCCGTGATCCGAATGAACGGAGACAAATTCCGGCGCCTGGTGAAGGCCCCTCCCAGGAACTACTCAGTGATTGTGATGttcactgccctgcagcctcacaGGCAGTGTGTTGTGTGCAA GCAAGCTGATGAGGAATACCAGATTCTGGCAAACTCCTGGAGGTATTCCAGTGCATTCAccaacaggattttttttgctATGGTAGATTTTGACGAAGGCTCAGATGTCTTTCAGATG ctgaacATGAACTCTGCCCCCACTTTCATCAACTTCCCCGCCAAGGGGAAGCCCAAGCGCGGGGACACCTACGAGCTGCAGGTGCGCGGCTTCGCGGCGGAGCAGCTGGCACGCTGGGTGGCCGACAGGACAGACGTCCAC ATCCGTGTGATGAGGCCCCCAAACTATGCTGGACCCTtgatgctggggctgctgctggctgtcaTTGGAGGCCTCGTGTATTTGCGGGGCAGCAATCTGGATTTTCTCTACAACAAAACTGGCTGGGCCTTTGCTGCTCTG tgTTTTGTGTTAGCAATGACATCAGGCCAGATGTGGAACCACATCAGAGGCCCCCCCTATGCTCATAAGAATCCCCATACAGGACAAGTG AATTATATCCATGGAAGCAGCCAAGCCCAGTTTGTGGCAGAAACACATATAGTTCTGCTCTTCA ATGGTGGAGTTACTTTAGGAATGGTCCTTCTCCATGAAGCTGCTACTTCTGACATGGatgtggggaaaagaaaaa TTATGTGCATTGCTGGCATTGGCTTGGTGGTGCTGttcttcagctggctgctgtctGTCTTCAGGTCCAAGTACCATGGCTACCCCTACAG TTTCCTAATGAGCTAA